The window GGGGGTGGCCGAGCGCCTGGGCATCGGCCCGCAGGCCTGCCTGGCCCGCAACCCGAAGCTGGTCTACGGCCGGATGACCGGCTGGGGCCAGGACGGCCCGCTGGCCCCGACCGCCGGCCACGACATCGGCTACATCGCCGTCACCGGCGCCCTGCACGCCATCGGCCGCGCCGACGGCCCCCCGCAGGTCCCGCTGAACCTGGTCGGCGACTTCGGCGGCGGCTCGATGTACCTCGTGGTGGGCATCCTGGCGGCGGTGTGGGAGGCGGCCCGCTCCGGGCGCGGACAGGTCGTGGACGCCGCGATCGTCGACGGCACCGCGCACTTGGCGGCGATCCTGCACGGCTTCGTCAGCCTGGGCCTGTGGCGCGACAAGCGCGGCACCAACCTGCTGGACACCGGCGCGCCGTACTACGACGTCTACGAGACCTCCGACGGGGAGTACATGGCGGTCGGCGCGATCGAACCCCAGTTCTTCGCCGAGCTGGTGAGCCTGCTCGGCATCGCCGGCCGCGCACCGGAGCAGAACGACCGCGAACGCTGGCCGGAACTGCGGACCCTGATCGCCCAGACCTTCCGCACCCGAACCCGCGAGGAGTGGACGGACGTGTTCGCCGGCAGCGACGCCTGCGTGGCCCCGGTCCTGGCCGCGAAGGAGGCGGCGAAGCACCCGCACCTGGCCGCCCGCGGCACGCTGGTGGAGCGCGACGGGCTCACACAGCCGGCCCCGGCGCCCCGCTTCTCGCGGACCTCGGCCGAGCTGGGCCTGCCGCCGTGCGGCCCCGGGGCGCACACGCGGGAGGCGCTGGCGGCGTGGGGGTTCGAGGACGTGGAGGCCTTGGTGGAGGCCGGAGCGGTAGTGCAGGGCTGAGGGTTCAGCCGAGGGTGACCTTGACGACCTGGGTCGAGGGGAAGGCGACCGTGCCGTGCTCGTTCTTGGCGAACACCCAGCCCTCGGCGAAGGCCACGGAGTTGGTCGGGTAGTCGCCCTCATCCACGAGCACGATGCGGATCGCCGGACGCCATTCGAGATCCTTCATGCCGCCAGCCTGGGCACAGACCGCCGGGGGTGCGACGTGGCAGGTCCAGGCAGGGGATGCCGGCGACCTGCGCCTGCCCTGCTGGCCGGTCGGCCTCGCGCACCAGGCCATAGGCCGACCCGACCCGCGAGCCTTCGCGCGCGGCAACCCCGGCGATCCCTGCCGCCGGCCAGCCCCCACTGCCCTACTGCCCCTACTGCAACTGCGCCAGCGCCTCCTCGGCGTCGACCTTCCCGCCGTAGTCCCACACCGCCGCGCACATCGCCCGCAGCCCGTCGATCCGGTCGCCGTGGCCGTGCAGCACCACCTGCTCGGACACCACCGCGGCGCTCCAGCGCGCCGAGACGAAGTTCACGCCCTCGCGGGTCGGCGCGACGTGCGAGTTCAGCAGGCCGCGCAGGTCCTCGGCCAGGTAGCTCGGGCGGCGCTCCGGCGGGGCCGCGAGCAGGTCGCGGGCCGTGGTCACGCCGGTGAAGACCAGCAGGCTGTCGGTGTTGCCGCGGACCGCGCCCTCGATGTCGGTGTCCAGGCGGTCGCCCACGATCAGCGGCCGGGTGGCGCCCGAGCGCAGGATCGACTCGCGGTGCAGCGGCAGCTCCGGCTTGCCCGCGACCTGCGGGATCACGCCGGAGGCGGCGCCGACCGCGGCGACCAGCGTGCCGTTGCCGGGGGCGATGCCGCGGGAGGTGGGGACCGTGGTGTCGGTGTTGGTGGCGATCCAGGGCACGCCGCGGCGCACCGCGTAGGTGGCCTCGGCCAGGTCCTTCCAGCCCAGGTCCGGGGAGTAGCCCTGGACCACGATGTCGGGCATGTCGTCGGCGGAGGCCACCGGCTTCAGGCCCAGCTCGCGCACCGCCGCCATCAGCCCGTCGCCGCCGATCACCAGGACCCGGCCGCCCTCGCCGACGCAGGCCGTCGCCATCCGGGCCGCGGCCTGCGCCGAGGTCACCACCTCGCTGGCGGTGGCCGGGACGCCGAGCTCGTTGAGGTGCTCGGCGACGGCCTCCGGCGTGCGGGAGGCGTTGTTGGTCACGTAGGCGCGGCGCATGCCGCGGTCGTGCGCGGCCCGCAGCGCCTCGGCGGCGTGCGGCACCGCGTCCGCGCCGCGGTACACCACGCCGTCCAGGTCCAGCAGGGCCGTGTCGTACGCCTCGGCGAGCGGCTTCTGCGACGTCAGGAAGGGCACGAGCCCGGCGCTGCCGGCGCCCTCGGTGGTCTCAGCGGTCACACCACTATCTGATCACATCCCGGTGCTCAGGTGTCGGCCAGCCCCTTCTTGCCGGTCTGTTCCCGCAAAGTGGACCTGGCAGCGCGCAGGGCGTTGGCATAGTGGCGGATTTCCGGCCGCATCGCGGCCGCGGCCGACAGGTGCTCGACGGCGACATCCATCTGGCCGAGTTTGGCCGCGGCCAGGCCCCAGCCGAACTGCGCGTAGTCGTCGTCCGGGCTCACATGCGCCAGCTGCGCGAAGCTCTCCACGGCCTGCTCGTACAGGCCGCCGTCGAAGTGGGCGCGGGCCAGTGCCTCCAGCACCGGCGCGGAGTCGGGGGTCTTCAGCGCGACCTTGGTGAGCAGCTGCGCCGCGGCGGCCGGATCGCCGGCCTCCAGCAGCTGCACGCCTTGCCGGTACCAGTCAGCGGCCTCTCCGGTGGGCTCGCCGACACCGTCCTCGGCGTCGTACTCACCGTATCGCTCAGACATAAGATCCTCCGTCGTCCTCGGCTCCCGCTACCGGCTCCCCATCCGTGACACCTTGTTGCCGTCTTTCCTTTCCACCCTCCACCCACGTCATGCGCCCACCCGTCACCCACCGCCGCCCGTTAAGGAAACGCTACGCGCTGCTGTATTGAATTGCTCCGAACCGTACGATGCGTGCATGGCACACAACGATCCGCAGGCACTCAGAATCCTCCCCTTCCGGGGACTGCGGTTCGCGCCGGACCGGGTCTCCGACCCGTCGGCGGTCACTTCGCCACCGTACGACATGATCGGTCCGGATGAGGCCAGGCGGCTGGCCGACATCGAGGAGCACAACGTAGTGCGCCTGATCCTGGCCGCGCCCGAAGAGCTGGCCGGCGGGCCCGGCGCACCGGTGCGCTACCACCGCGCGGCCACGTCGCTGCGGTCGTGGATCGACGACGGGGTGCTGCGGCAGGACAGCGAGGCGGCGTTCTACGTGTACGAGCAGACCGGCCGCGGCGGACGGCAGCGCGGACTGATCGCTCTGGTAGAGCTCGACGATGCCGAGCCCGCCCCGGCCCACCGCGCGATCCTGCCGCACGAGGCCGTGACCGACTCGGTGGTCACCGACCGCCTGGCGCAGATGCGCGCCACCGACGCCCACATCGAGCCGATCCTGCTCACCTACGAGGGCGACCGCACCGTCTCGGACCTGCTGGACGGCGTCGCCGACCGGACCGAGCCGCTGACCGCGGCCATCACCGCCGACGGCACCGAGCACCGCCTGTGGGCCCTGACCGACCCGGCGGCCACCGCCCGCATCGCCGCCGACCTGCTCTGGCACCGCGCCCTGATCGCCGACGGCCACCACCGCCACGCCGCCTACCGCCGCCTGCGCGCCGAACGCGGCGGCCCGGCGGCGTACGGCCTGGCCCTGCTGGTCGACACCAGCCGCTACCCGCTGAGCCTGCACGCGATCCACCGCGTCCTGCCGCACGTCCCCCTGAAGACGGCGGTCACGCAGGCCGGCAAGGTCTTCGCGGTCCGCGAGACCTCCGACCCGCACCACGCCCTGGACGCGATCCCCGCGGGCGAGCACGCCTTCGTCCTGTCGAACGGCACGACGCACTACCTGCTCACCGCCCCCGACCCGGCGGTCCTGGCCGAGACCGTCCCGGCCGACAAGCCGGCGGCCTGGCGCGCCCTGGACGCGACCGTGCTCCACCACGTCCTGGTCGAGGCGATCTGGCAGCTCCCGGACACCCCCGAGGAGGTCCGCTTCGACCACGACCCGGTCCACGCGGTCGCCGAGGCGGCGCGCATCGGCGGCACCGCCGTCCTGCTCCGCCCGACCACCGAGGACGTGGTGCGCCAGCTCGCCGGGGCCGGGGTGCTGATGCCGCGCAAGTCCACGGCGTTCGGCCCGAAGCCGGCGACGGGGCTGGTCATGCGGTTACTGGAGGAGTAGCTCCCCGATCGAGCAACTCCCCGATCCGCCCCCGCGACCAGGCGCCGTCCGCAATCACCATCCGGTACCCCACCGCCAGCCGCTCCCCCGCCGCCAGCACCCGGGGCTGCCGGAACGCCAGCGACGGGTTCACCCCGGGGTAGTCCTCGCTGCGCACGAACCACTCGGGCGCCGCGCCGTCCGGGACGAACACCAGCGTGGCGAAGCCGTCACGCTCGTCGAACTCCCCGATGTACGCCAGCCACCTCGCGCGCTCCCCCATCAGCGCCTCGGCGCCTTCCAAGCCGTTCGCGGCCAGCACCCGGCCGCCGGTGAACGACCGGGGCCCGCGCCAGAAGAAGCCGCAGTAGCCGGCCCGGTCGCGGCCGAGCACCGTCGGGCTCTTGAACGCCACCGGGCCGGCGCCGAACGTTCGCAGTTCGCTGCGGAACTCCAACGTCCAGCAGCCCGCCTCGGGATCCACGGAGCGGACCGCGAACGTCCGCCGCTCGGCCAGGACCGGGGCTCCATCGGCGCCGATCCACGCCAGCTCTGCGGCGACCGTGCCGTCGGGAAGCACCTCGAAGGAGTTCGTGGCGATCCGGCCGACGTCGCCGAGGTCGACGTAGCCACGGCCGTCGACGTAGCTCGGGCCGCCCCAAAAGTTGGAGCCCGCCACATACGGCACCGCCATGGTCAGGCCTTTGTGCCACCGGTGGTCGTACGGACGGTGCCCGGTCACCACACCTCCGGCCAGTGTCCGTATCGGATGGAGATACGGGGCGCGGCACTCGCGGGCCGGGATCGCCTCGTCGGCGAACCGGGCACGCAGCACCTCCACCGCGCCCACACGGACGCTGACCTCGTCGCCGTTCGCGCTCACGACAGGTGCGGCCCGTAATCCGGAATCCGAGGCGGTCACTGGCCCTCCCGGCTTTGCTAGCCTTCCTGTGACCGTTCACGAGAACGATCCGCGACAGATCCTCAACGGAGGTGGTCCCGTGCGTCAACCCCCGGCCGTCGCCCCGAAGGTCGCACCGAAAGCCACCCCGACCGTCGCCCTGGTCGGCGTCCACGGCCACGGCCGGTGGCACGCGCAACGCATCGCCGAGCTCGAACGGGCCGGCCGACTACGGCTGACAGCGGTGGCCGACCCGCATCCGCCCGAGCCCGGCACCATCCCGGACGGAGTCGCCCGCCACGCGACCCTCGACGAGCTGCTGGCCACCACGCCCCCGGACATCACGCTCATCGCCACACCCGCCCCCACGCACTTCGCCCTGGCCGAAGCCGCCCTGCGCGCCGGCTCCGACGTCCTGCTGGAGAAGCCGCCGGTCACCGGCCTGGCCGAGCTCGCGGCCCTGCGCACGACCGCGGCCGAGACCGGCCGGATCGTGCAGGTCGGCTTCCAGTCGCTGGGCTCGGCCGCGCTGCCGGCGCTGCGCACGCTGATCGCGGACGGCACGATCGGCGAGGTCACCGGCATCGGGGCGGCCGGGGCCTGGTGTCGGCCCGAGACGTACTGGCAGCGCGCGCCGTGGGCCGGGAAGCGCTGGATGAACGGGGTGCCGGCGCTGGACGGCGCGCTGACCAACCCGTTCGCGCACGCGGTCGTCACCGCGCTGGCCGTCCTCGGCAAGGACGCGATGACGCAGGTCCCCGAGCGGACGCAGTTGGAGCTGTTCCACGCGAACCCCGTCGAGGCCGACGACACCTCCGCGGTCCGGATCGAACTGCCGGGCGCGCCGCCGATCGTGGTCGCGGTTTCGGTCTGCGCCCCGAAGGCCTCCGAGATCGATCCGTGGGTGCGGGTCCAGGGCACCGAGGGCGAGGCGGTTTTCCACTACACCGCCGGTCAGCTGACCGTCTCCCGTTCTACCTCTGGTGTGAGCACCGGCGTTGAGGAACTGAGCAAGACGGAACTGAACAAGACCTTCCCCGAGGCCGATCTGCTGGCGAACCTCCTGGACCACCGCGAGCGCCCCGACGAGGTGCCGCTGATGGTCCCGCTGGAGGACACCGTCGGCTTCACAGCCGTGCTGGAGGCCGTGCGGGACGCGCCCGAGCCCCGTGCGATCCCCGCGGAGTACGTCTCGTTCGAGCACTCGGAGGTAGGACGGGCGAGAACACTGGCCGGCGTCGTCGAACTCGTGCAGGCCTGCGCACGGGATCGACTGCTGTTCTCCGAAGCCGGTGCCCCTTGGGCACTTCCCGATCACTGAACGGACACCTCGCGGTCGGCGGCCTGCGCTAGGGTCGCCGGCCATGGGAATAGCCGAAAGACTGTTCGGGTCGGCCCGCGACCGGTTCGGCAAAGAGGTCGCGGCCCGGGTCAGAGCGGTGGACTCCGTGGCGTGCGCGGACTACGACCCGGAGAAGTTCCAGGTGGTGTATCAGGGGGCTCAGGGCGGCGAGCCGGCGGTCATCAACCTGGAGACGGTCTTCCGCGAGAGCCAGGGCGCCCCGGCCGCGGTGCGCAAGGCCGCCATCGGCCGGCTGGTCGACGTCGCCGCGCTGCCGCCGACGCCGGACGACTGGGCCGACGTGCAGCCCGCGGTACGCCCCGTCCTCCGTCCGATCCCGGCCGACCCGAAGTTCGACATCGTCAGCCGACCCGCCGGGCCCTACCTGGCGGAGATGCTGGTCGTCGACACCCCCTCGGCGATGCGCTACGCCGGCTGCGCGGACCTGGCGCGCTGGGGCGTCAGCGCCGAGGAGGCGTTCGACGCCGCGCACCGGAACATGGCCCGCACGGTCACCACGTCCCTGGACGAAGCACGCCGCCGCGAGGGCAGCACCGAGCCGACCCGCCTGACCGACAACGGCGACGCCTACCTGACTTCCCTGCCGCTGGTCCAGGGCTGGCTGGCGACCGTACAGCGCATCGCCGGCGCCCGCCCCCTGGCCTTCCCGGTCAGCAACAACACCCTGCTGCTGGCCTACGAGACCGACGACGCCGAGGCCCTGACCAAGGCCTTCGAGGTGGCCGAGCGCGAATGGCGCGAGGCCGCGCGCCCGATCAGCCCGGCCCCGCTGACCGTCGACGAGGACGGCACGGTGGTCCTGTACCAGGCCCCGAAGGAGCACCGAGCCCACGCGGCGGTCAAGCACGCGCAGATCCTGCTCGCCATGGACGCCTACGGCCCGCAGACGGAGTACCTGCGCGGCATCGCAGGCTCCGGCGACCCCTTCCCGGCCGCTCTGAAGGGCTTCCGCGACCCGTCCGGCGCCGAGGTCACGGCCGCCTCCTGGGCCGACGACGACACCTCGCTGCTGCCGGAGGCGGACCTGGTCGCGTTCCCGAAGCGCGAGCAGGAGATGCTGATGGTGCCCTGGTCAGTGGTCGTCGAGGAGGCGGGACTGACGCCCGCCGAGGGGTACCACCCGACGCGGTACCAGGTCGGCGGCTGGCCGGACGACGACGTGATGGAGCGCATCGCGAAGCTGGCCGCGGAGGCTTGAGAACGCCGGCTCGGGATATGCGGTGCGGCCGGGGCGGGCCGGCACCGCGCAGGTAGCACCGGCAGCCATCCGGTCAGCCAGAAATACCGGCTACCGGCTACCGGCCCGCCGCCCAGCCCGTGCCTGTCCCTACTCCCCGCCACCCAGCCCGCGCCTGTCCCTACTCCCGCCGCACCGGCGCCGTCGACTCCCGCACGACCAGCTGGCTCGGCAACACCGCCGGCACCGGCGCCACCTTCGTCCCGCGCAGCATCCCGATCAACGTCCGGGCGGCGCGCTGGCCGAGCTCGGAGCTGAAGATGCGCACCGTGGTCAGCGACGGCGTCAGAAGCGCGGCGGTCGGGGTGTCGTCGAAGCCGACGACCGACACCTCGCGCGGGACCGAGATGCCGCGTTCGCGCAGCAGCCGCATCGCGCCGATGGCCATGGCGTCGTTGAAGGCCAGGACCGCGGTCGGCGGGTCGGGGCGGTCGAACAGGGTCTGGGCGGCCCGGTGGCCGGATTCCAGGGAGAACTCGCCGGCGGCGATCAGGTCCTCCTCCAGCGGCACGCCGGCGTCCGCAGCCGCCCTGCGGCATCCGCGCAGGCGCGCCCGCTGGGCCAGGTTGGTCGGGTTGGTCGGGCTGCCGCCGGCGATCAGGGCGATGCGGCGGTGACCCAGGGCCAGCAGGTGCTGGGTCGCGCCGTAGGCGCCGCTTTCGTCGTCGGGCCGGACCGAGGGGACGGCCAGGGCCACGTGCCCGATGGCCACCACCGGGTAGCCGGCCTCGACCAGCAGCCCGATGCCCTCGTCGCCCATGCCGGCCTCGACGATGACGCCGTCCACCGCGCGGCGGCGCACCAGGCGGCGGTGCGCGGACAGCTCCAGGTCCTCAGCGTCGGGGCTGGAGATCAGCACGCTGAAGTCGTTCTCGGCGGCCACCCGGTCCACGCCGCCGACGGTCTGCACGAAGTGCGCGTTCGCGAAGGTCACCTCGACCGGGAACGGCAGCACCAGGCCGATCGTGTCGGTGCGGGCACGGGCCAGCGCGCGGGCGGCGAGGCTGGGCCGGTAGTTGAGCTCGCGCATCGCGGCCAGGACGCGCTCGCGGGTCTCCGGGGCGACGCCGCCGGCGTCGTTGATGACCCGCGAGACCGTCTGGTAGGACACGCCGGCCCGGTCGGCGACGTGCCGCATGGTGGTCTGTCCCGTGGATTTCATGTCGGCGTTCACGCTAGCGCACGAACATGTGACCGTTCACGAGGCGCCACACCACCGCCCGGCAATCACTCCTCCACGACAGTCCCGCCCCACTCGGCCGGATCCACATCCCGCACGCTCTCGCAGAACTCCCACCGATGGCCGGCCAGGTCGTCGACCGTGAACTGCAACTCCCCGAACGGCTGCTCGGCCAGGTCCCCGACGATCGAGGCACCGTGCGACTTCACCCGCTCGTACTGCGCCCGCACGTCCTCGACCCGGACCTTCAACAGATGGGTCTCAACACCGGCCTGCGGCGCCGTACGAGCTCCGCGCACGTCGGCGATGATGACGGCCCCGTCCTCCCCGATGCGCATCTGCGACCGGTGGTCCTCACCGATCCGGATGCGCTCGGCGAACCCGAAGACCTCCGTCAGCCACTCCACGGCGGCCCGGACGTCCGGATACACCAGCACCGGGATGACGGTCGCAGACGGGATCGAGCGATTTGTCTTCACGGGCTCACGCTAACCGCGCCCACTGACAAACGCGCGGCCAAGCACGCAGCCAAACACCCGGCCAAACGCGCGGCCGGTGCGGGCGACCCCTGTAGAAGTCGCCCGCACCGGCCGCTGGCTACCTGCTACCTGCTACCGACCACCGGTCAGCGTGAACGGCGCCGACAGGTCGACGTCGTACGGCGTGGTGTCAGCCTCCTTGTCGATCTGCAGCACGTACCCGCCCGGCTCGACGGTCGGCGGCCCGGAGGCGTCGATGTCGCCCTGGCTCCGGGCCAGCGCCGAGGCCGGGAAGGTGACCTTCACGGTCTGCGACGCCCCGGCGGCCAGGGTCACCCGGGTGAACCCGACCAGCCGCTGCGGCGGCTCCGCGGACGAGCTGACCGGCTGGGCCACGTACAACGGCACGACGTCCGTCCCCGTCCGAGTACCGGTGTTGGCAACGGTGAGCGTCGCGGTGAGGCTGCCGCGCGCCGAGGCGCTCGGCGTCACCGACAGCCCCGAGTGGCTGAAGGTGGTGTAGGAGAGCCCGTACCCGAACGGGTAGAGCGGGTTGTAGGCGTGTCCGGGCCCTGAGCCGGTCCCGGGCAGCTGGTCGAAGAACTTCGGCTCGTCGCCCAGCGGGGACGGCGCGCTGCCGTCGAAGTCCCCGCCGACGGCCGGCGCGTCGGACGGCCAGCTGATCGACAGGTGCCCGCTCGGGTCGGTCTTGCCGAACAGCACGTCCGCCACGGCCTGCCCGGCCTCGGTGCTGCCCTGGTAGGCCATCAGCACCGCGTCGGCCTTCTCCGCCGAGCCCAGCCCGACCGGACGGCCGGCCTCGACCACGACGATCACCGGCTTGCCGGTCGCCTCCAGCGCCGAGATCAGCGCCTGCTGGTCCGGAGGCAGGGCCGGGGCCGGGTTGTCGCCGAGGCCTTCGGCGTACGCCTTCTCCCCGACCACAGCGACGTAGGCGTCGGTGTTGGGAGCGGCGGCCACAGCTGCGGCCTGGTCAGGGATGGAGGTGGCCTGTGTGTCGGCGCCCAGGATGCCGGTCTGCACCGTGGTGCCCGGCGGGATCTGGTCCGGGGAGCCCATGCAGCACACGTGCCCGGCACCGGCGACACCCTGCCAGCTCACGCTCCAGCCGCCGAGCTGGTTGGTCATCGAGTCGGCGCTCGGGCCGGTGACCACCACGCGGGCGCCCGCGGCCAGCGGCAGCACGCTGTTCTGGTCGCGCAGCAGCGTGATCGACTCCTGCGTGGCCTTCAGCGTCTGGTCGCGCCCGGAGGTCACCACGGCGTCGGCGGCCCCGGCGTTCAGGCACGGCTTGCTCGGATCGGCCACACAGGGCTGGTCGAACAGGCCGAGCTGGAACTTCATGGTGAGGATGCGGCGCACGGCGTCGTTGATCGTCGACATCCGGATCTTGCCGTCGCCGACGTCCTGGACGATCGCGCTCTGCCACTGGTCCGGGCCGTTGACCTCCATGCTCATGTCCAGGCCGGCGTTCACCGCCTCGGCCACGGCGTCGGGCAGGCTCCCCGCGATGTGGTACGAGGTCTGCAGGGCCTGCACGTCCTGGTAGTCGCTGATGATGACGCCCTTGAAGCCCATCTGGCCGCGCAGGATGTCGGTCAGCAGGTAGTGCGAGGAGGTGGCCGGCACGCCGTTGATGGAGCCGGAGTCGACCATCACCGCGTCGGCGCCGGCGTCGATCGCCCCGGCGTAGGACGGCAGGATCGTGCTCTGCAGGTAGTTCAGGGGCAGCAGGGCCTCGTTGCGGTCGTGGCCGTTGACCGACTCCGAGTACCCGGCGAAGTGCTTGACGGTCGCGCTGACGTCCAGGCCGCCGGCCGGGGCCGGGGTCTGCAGGCCGGTAACGTTTGCGGCGCCCATCGCGGAGGACAGCGCCGGCTCCTCGGCCCATGTCTCGTAGGTACGGCCCCAGCGGTTGTCCCGCGCCAGGTCCTGCACCGGGGCGAAGGCCCAGGTCCAGCCGGTCGAGCGCAGGGCCGCGGCGGTCATCGCGCCGCCGGCCTGGGCCTGCGAGGGATCCCAGGTCGCGCCCATGCCGATGGACTGCGGGAACAGCGGCGCCTGCCAGGGGTGGCCGAAGCCGTGGACGGCGTCGACGCCGAAGCTCAGCGGGATGTGCAGCCGCGAGTGGGCGATCGCGTACTGCTGGATGGTGTTGTAGTCGGCGGCCCAGTCCTGAGCGGTGTTGCCGCTGGTACCGCTGCCCGTGGTGTCCGCGGGGTTGTCGGTCCCGCCGGCCAGGATCGATCCGACGTTCTGGTCGATGATCGCCGACTGCATGCACGCCGGGGTCGGCAGGGCGAAGCCGGCCGACCCGCAGGCGCCGCCGGCGGAGGCGGTCGCGTTGTCGACCAGTTGCTGGTCCATCTGCCCGGCCTTCTCCGGCAGGGTCATGCGGCCGAGCAGATCGTTGACCCGCGCGGCGATCGGCGCGGTCTTGTCGAGGTACTTCGGCTGTGCGGCGTTGGCCGCGGCGCCGGTGGCGGCGACCGCGTCGATGGTGGCCAAAGTGAGCGCGGCGGCGACGGTGACGTGCACCAGGCGCCGCGTCGAGCGCGCCTGTGTACGGCTCCTGAGCGGCCGTGACCAGGGTGTTCGAGCACGCATCAAGGACACTCCCAGCTGTTACTAGCTTCGATGAGTGAGGTTTGGTGCGGCCGCAAACAATCTTGCTGATGGGGAGTCAGTCAACTGCGGGAACGCGGGTGCGTCAAGGCTCTGCCGACGGGCGCGCGCAAGCGGCCGCCGCGGCCGCTCCGGGAGAGGGGGGTGGGAGCGGGCCGCGGCGGCCGAGGGAGGGTGGCGGTCAGCGCCTGGTGCGCACGGCGCCCATCGTCATCCCCTGCATAGCCAGGCCCAACAGCACGGCCACGGCCCCGATCGCCACGTTGTTCCAGATGACGGCCATGGGCGCGCTGTGGCCCGCGGTCACCACCCACGGCGAGATGATCATCCACACCCCGACCGGCACGGCGATCCAGCCCAGCCGGTACAGCCGCTCGGGCTGCAACGCCAGGCCGAAGCCGAACGCGGCCAGGCACAGGCCGATCACCAGGTTGTTCACCCGCAGGTCGGACGAGATGGAGTGCACGACCCACGGCGAGATCGCCATGTACATCCCCAACAGGACGACCGCGCCGTCGAGCATCGAGGCACGGGGCCCCTGCACGACCTTGGCGAACCGCTCCCGCATTTCCTGCGCATCCGGGTGCGTGGTGATGTCCGACGCATGCCGTGGTGCGGTCTCGGACATGGCTCTCACTTCCCTTCCCGATCTCCTCACGTAGAGCCTTTTGTCACAAGTATCCGCTTTTGTTCACCCGGAAGCCACAGTCCGCTTGCCCGCCGCCGGATTCCCCGGATCGACGCCGAAGCTGATGATCCGCCGCGGATGCAGCCGGATGATCGGACCGCCCGTATTGGCTCGGGAGTCCACCGGGTCCTCGATCACCTCGGCCCGCCCCCGGATCTCCAGACAGCGCACGGTCCAC of the Catenulispora sp. MAP5-51 genome contains:
- a CDS encoding glycoside hydrolase family 3 N-terminal domain-containing protein; this translates as MRARTPWSRPLRSRTQARSTRRLVHVTVAAALTLATIDAVAATGAAANAAQPKYLDKTAPIAARVNDLLGRMTLPEKAGQMDQQLVDNATASAGGACGSAGFALPTPACMQSAIIDQNVGSILAGGTDNPADTTGSGTSGNTAQDWAADYNTIQQYAIAHSRLHIPLSFGVDAVHGFGHPWQAPLFPQSIGMGATWDPSQAQAGGAMTAAALRSTGWTWAFAPVQDLARDNRWGRTYETWAEEPALSSAMGAANVTGLQTPAPAGGLDVSATVKHFAGYSESVNGHDRNEALLPLNYLQSTILPSYAGAIDAGADAVMVDSGSINGVPATSSHYLLTDILRGQMGFKGVIISDYQDVQALQTSYHIAGSLPDAVAEAVNAGLDMSMEVNGPDQWQSAIVQDVGDGKIRMSTINDAVRRILTMKFQLGLFDQPCVADPSKPCLNAGAADAVVTSGRDQTLKATQESITLLRDQNSVLPLAAGARVVVTGPSADSMTNQLGGWSVSWQGVAGAGHVCCMGSPDQIPPGTTVQTGILGADTQATSIPDQAAAVAAAPNTDAYVAVVGEKAYAEGLGDNPAPALPPDQQALISALEATGKPVIVVVEAGRPVGLGSAEKADAVLMAYQGSTEAGQAVADVLFGKTDPSGHLSISWPSDAPAVGGDFDGSAPSPLGDEPKFFDQLPGTGSGPGHAYNPLYPFGYGLSYTTFSHSGLSVTPSASARGSLTATLTVANTGTRTGTDVVPLYVAQPVSSSAEPPQRLVGFTRVTLAAGASQTVKVTFPASALARSQGDIDASGPPTVEPGGYVLQIDKEADTTPYDVDLSAPFTLTGGR
- a CDS encoding SPW repeat protein translates to MSETAPRHASDITTHPDAQEMRERFAKVVQGPRASMLDGAVVLLGMYMAISPWVVHSISSDLRVNNLVIGLCLAAFGFGLALQPERLYRLGWIAVPVGVWMIISPWVVTAGHSAPMAVIWNNVAIGAVAVLLGLAMQGMTMGAVRTRR